The following are from one region of the Phycisphaerales bacterium genome:
- a CDS encoding HEAT repeat domain-containing protein: MTRSLASLGAMCGLLLLMGGCQGTGVQFGEDSIVNKIFATTQVNPAELARDPYDPDARYRGTVRLTMELLEPDERILAIFRDNLQDEYAAVRAAAARGLGIHGVAADGALLARALDDPEPMVRRAAAIGLQRIHEPSATGRLLELIDPENEPDQNVRVEAAIALGQYPQSDVVTGLLTSLRSDTEQSLAVHAAVVRSLELLTGQDFGLDFIAWQRWIDQNGSWFADQQTYVYPVFTRSRAWWEYLPWMPLPPTETSSTPVGLTRTPR, from the coding sequence ATGACGCGGAGTCTGGCGAGTCTTGGGGCGATGTGTGGTCTGCTGCTGCTGATGGGTGGCTGCCAGGGGACTGGCGTGCAGTTTGGTGAGGACAGCATCGTCAACAAGATCTTTGCCACGACACAGGTTAACCCGGCCGAGTTGGCCAGGGATCCATACGACCCCGACGCTCGGTATCGCGGCACGGTCAGGCTGACGATGGAGTTGCTCGAGCCCGACGAGCGGATCCTGGCGATCTTCCGGGACAACCTGCAGGACGAATACGCCGCGGTGCGGGCGGCCGCGGCCCGTGGGTTGGGAATCCATGGCGTGGCCGCGGACGGGGCGTTGCTTGCCCGTGCTCTGGATGATCCCGAGCCGATGGTGCGTCGCGCGGCGGCCATCGGCTTGCAGCGGATCCACGAGCCCTCGGCGACGGGGCGGCTGCTCGAACTCATCGATCCGGAGAACGAGCCCGATCAGAACGTGCGCGTGGAGGCGGCGATCGCACTCGGGCAGTACCCCCAGAGCGACGTGGTGACGGGGCTGCTGACCTCGCTGCGGTCCGATACCGAGCAGAGCCTGGCGGTGCACGCGGCGGTGGTGCGATCGCTCGAATTGCTGACCGGGCAGGACTTCGGGCTGGATTTCATCGCGTGGCAGCGTTGGATCGATCAGAATGGCTCGTGGTTCGCGGACCAGCAGACGTACGTCTATCCGGTCTTCACAAGGTCTCGGGCCTGGTGGGAATATCTGCCCTGGATGCCCTTGCCGCCGACGGAGACCAGTTCGACGCCGGTTGGTTTGACCCGCACGCCCCGGTAG
- a CDS encoding undecaprenyl-diphosphate phosphatase, whose product MELWQAIVLGIVEGITEYLPVSSTGHLILASGLMGLSDTPEGHQAVNAFNIVIQGGAILAVLGLYRQRVWQMIKGLLGKDADGLRLAVNILVAFLPAAALGLAFNEWIEAHLFSATVVLAMLAIGGIYMIALDKAVVAPRRREERGMTLDELRPFRAFIVGLLQCVAMVPGTSRSMMTITGGVLVGLKPRDAAEFSFLLGLPTLGGACVLTLFKDLTRDDGSPTMIDVIGWPALILGIVVSTISAMLAVKWLVGFLNKHGLALFGWYRIVLAGVLLAATMAGLVSFMPEAA is encoded by the coding sequence TTGGAACTCTGGCAAGCCATCGTGCTCGGCATCGTCGAGGGCATCACCGAATACCTGCCGGTGAGCTCCACGGGCCATCTCATCCTCGCCTCGGGCCTCATGGGCCTCAGCGACACCCCCGAGGGCCACCAGGCCGTCAACGCATTCAACATCGTCATCCAGGGCGGCGCCATCCTCGCCGTCCTGGGCCTCTACCGCCAGCGCGTCTGGCAGATGATCAAGGGCCTGCTCGGCAAAGACGCCGACGGCCTCCGCCTGGCGGTTAACATACTCGTCGCTTTCCTTCCAGCCGCGGCGCTGGGGCTGGCCTTCAACGAGTGGATCGAGGCCCACCTCTTCAGCGCCACGGTCGTGCTCGCGATGCTCGCCATCGGCGGCATCTACATGATCGCGCTCGACAAGGCCGTGGTCGCACCGCGCCGCCGCGAAGAGCGCGGCATGACGCTCGACGAACTCCGTCCGTTCCGCGCGTTCATTGTCGGCCTGCTGCAATGCGTGGCCATGGTTCCGGGCACCAGCCGCTCGATGATGACCATAACCGGCGGCGTGCTCGTAGGCCTCAAGCCCAGGGATGCGGCCGAATTCAGCTTCCTCCTGGGCCTGCCAACCCTCGGCGGCGCCTGCGTGCTCACGCTCTTCAAGGACCTGACCCGCGACGACGGCTCGCCCACCATGATCGACGTCATCGGCTGGCCCGCCCTCATCCTGGGCATCGTCGTCTCGACGATCTCAGCCATGCTCGCCGTGAAGTGGCTCGTGGGCTTCCTGAACAAGCACGGCCTGGCGCTCTTCGGTTGGTACCGCATCGTGCTCGCGGGCGTGCTGCTGGCGGCCACCATGGCAGGCCTGGTCTCGTTCATGCCCGAGGCCGCCTAG
- a CDS encoding tRNA (cytidine(34)-2'-O)-methyltransferase, producing the protein MDNGTSWPRLHVVLHEPEIPNNTGSIGRTCLAMGAALHLIEPLGFDLDEKALRRAGLDYWPRLNPTVHRNWHAYLEAYPEARRWYFTARRGRPHFEAHFEAGDHLVFGKETRGLPAELLEGQDAWRVGIPLREGERSLNLSTAVAVGLGEALRQMVVDGRLGLVGCLHLPR; encoded by the coding sequence ATGGACAACGGCACGAGTTGGCCGCGGCTGCACGTGGTGCTCCACGAGCCGGAGATCCCCAATAACACCGGCAGCATCGGCCGCACCTGTCTTGCGATGGGTGCGGCCTTGCATCTCATCGAGCCGCTGGGCTTCGATCTCGATGAGAAGGCGTTGCGGCGGGCGGGCCTGGACTACTGGCCTCGGCTAAACCCGACGGTGCACCGGAACTGGCATGCGTACCTGGAGGCCTACCCGGAGGCCCGGCGGTGGTACTTCACCGCCCGCCGGGGCAGGCCGCACTTCGAGGCGCATTTCGAGGCGGGGGACCACTTGGTGTTCGGCAAGGAGACGCGGGGCCTGCCGGCGGAGTTGCTGGAGGGTCAGGACGCGTGGCGGGTTGGCATCCCGCTGCGGGAGGGCGAGCGGAGCTTGAACCTGTCGACCGCGGTGGCCGTGGGCTTGGGCGAGGCGCTGCGACAGATGGTGGTGGATGGTCGTTTGGGTCTTGTGGGGTGCTTGCATTTACCCAGGTAG
- a CDS encoding ATP-binding cassette domain-containing protein, with protein MATESADPSGGACLRVAGLTHQYAGQTRGLGPVDLALRSGRVVALVGSNGAGKSTLLRLLAGVLTPRRGSVELAGRPIGRWSEAERAKRLALAPQRTSLAFAFTVREYVGFGPFAAGRRGSGEAVAWAMEAMDLTRHADAALPRLSVGQQQRATIARALAQLGAGDLTGKVLLADEPASSLDTRHAGRLIETLRELAGRGLAVVVAAHDLPWAASVADGGLAISDEGSVVEMSVAELGDPSALEGVFGAAFERFRSEDGGRVVALPRMASSERAVD; from the coding sequence GTGGCGACCGAAAGTGCCGATCCATCGGGGGGTGCGTGCCTGCGTGTTGCGGGGCTGACGCACCAGTATGCCGGCCAAACGCGGGGGCTGGGCCCGGTGGACCTCGCGCTGCGGTCCGGGCGCGTAGTCGCGCTGGTGGGCTCGAACGGCGCGGGCAAATCGACGCTTCTGCGGCTGCTGGCGGGCGTGCTGACGCCGCGCCGGGGCTCGGTGGAACTGGCAGGCCGGCCGATCGGCCGTTGGAGCGAGGCGGAGCGGGCCAAGCGGCTGGCGTTGGCGCCGCAGCGAACGAGCCTGGCGTTTGCATTTACGGTGCGAGAGTACGTGGGCTTTGGGCCCTTTGCGGCCGGCCGGCGGGGCTCGGGCGAGGCGGTGGCGTGGGCGATGGAGGCCATGGACCTCACGCGGCATGCCGACGCGGCGCTTCCCAGGCTCAGCGTGGGCCAGCAGCAGCGTGCGACGATCGCACGGGCGCTAGCGCAGTTGGGGGCGGGTGACCTTACGGGGAAGGTGTTGCTGGCCGACGAGCCGGCGAGCTCGCTCGACACACGGCACGCCGGGCGGCTGATCGAGACGCTGCGGGAGTTGGCCGGACGCGGGCTCGCGGTGGTGGTGGCGGCGCATGACCTGCCGTGGGCGGCGTCGGTCGCCGATGGGGGGCTTGCGATCTCGGACGAGGGATCGGTCGTGGAAATGAGCGTGGCGGAGCTGGGAGATCCCTCGGCCCTGGAGGGTGTGTTCGGCGCGGCGTTCGAGCGGTTCCGCAGCGAGGATGGCGGTCGCGTGGTGGCTCTCCCCCGCATGGCGTCTTCGGAGCGGGCTGTCGACTAG
- a CDS encoding alcohol dehydrogenase catalytic domain-containing protein, protein MDAIVARQHQPVVGSWSPPSCNAGEALVRVRLAGDVPASVSSAAAGAPDGSVLGRDLVGVVSEVGEDAPAGVRERLLKSRVVCSPTVACGTCDMCRAGVSQHCREGGTLGSDGVPGSMAAVVAVPWRNLTLVPEGLADDQALLAGPLSRALHAARMIRMEGKVYVTVLGDNLAALLAVQTIAKLNATVRLLGWRPEAFGRAEKWGVRHRHADEVGRRRDQTVVVDCVGSEASMDLALGMLRPRGTFILAAQPQAGARVDLTPVVAGELEVIGASFGSVADALPLLASGEVQTTGLVEVRTRPSEAPRLLSRPELLYVAVEF, encoded by the coding sequence TTGGACGCGATCGTCGCCCGCCAGCATCAACCCGTCGTCGGTTCCTGGTCGCCGCCCTCGTGCAACGCGGGCGAGGCGCTCGTGCGTGTGCGTCTGGCGGGCGACGTCCCTGCCTCGGTTTCATCGGCCGCCGCTGGCGCACCGGACGGCTCGGTGCTGGGGCGAGATCTCGTCGGCGTGGTGAGCGAGGTGGGCGAGGATGCGCCCGCGGGCGTGCGTGAGCGATTGCTCAAGTCTCGGGTGGTTTGCTCGCCCACGGTTGCCTGCGGCACGTGCGACATGTGCCGAGCGGGCGTGAGCCAGCACTGCCGCGAGGGCGGCACGCTGGGCAGCGACGGCGTGCCGGGCAGCATGGCGGCGGTGGTGGCCGTCCCTTGGCGGAATCTCACGCTGGTGCCCGAGGGGCTGGCGGACGATCAGGCGTTGCTCGCCGGGCCGCTTTCGAGGGCCTTGCATGCTGCTCGCATGATCCGCATGGAGGGCAAGGTGTACGTCACGGTGCTGGGGGACAACCTTGCGGCGTTGCTGGCCGTGCAGACCATCGCCAAGCTGAACGCCACGGTTCGGCTGCTGGGCTGGCGTCCCGAGGCGTTTGGACGCGCCGAGAAGTGGGGCGTTCGGCATCGCCACGCCGACGAGGTTGGGCGGCGTCGCGATCAGACGGTGGTGGTGGATTGCGTCGGCAGCGAGGCGTCCATGGACCTGGCGCTGGGGATGCTGCGGCCCCGGGGCACGTTCATCCTGGCGGCCCAGCCGCAGGCAGGGGCCCGGGTTGACCTGACGCCGGTGGTAGCCGGTGAGTTGGAGGTCATCGGGGCGAGCTTTGGCTCGGTGGCCGATGCGCTGCCGCTGCTAGCCTCGGGCGAGGTCCAGACGACGGGCCTGGTCGAGGTACGGACACGGCCCAGCGAGGCTCCGCGGCTGCTTTCCCGGCCCGAGCTTCTGTACGTGGCGGTGGAGTTCTAA
- a CDS encoding NAD(P)H-binding protein, producing MDQNTNGSSHGAKGTVAVTGATGFVGGHVVRALLDRGYKVRALSHSHKDIADLRDRDAVAVTVGDINDADALAELLRGCTAAIHLVGIIRETKNKRFDALHVEGTRSIVKACQRAGVRRYLHMSALGVDDEARTQYQKTKFKAEQEVRASDLDWTIFRPSLIHGPGGEFTQMMVQWSRGEIAPWIGMPYFRRPETEQRVPFGGVSYVDPEVQPIVVTDVANYFVDALERDETIGEIFNLVGAERLSWPAMLEYVHEHVPHAKKGVHPLWAPADIAALQAKAASFVGLGGLLPFDEGMATMGAQDSTSSLERVEAYFDRQPKPFRDSFSVYAGKL from the coding sequence ATGGATCAGAACACCAACGGCAGCTCCCATGGCGCCAAAGGCACCGTCGCCGTCACCGGGGCAACCGGGTTCGTGGGCGGCCACGTCGTCCGCGCCCTGCTCGATCGAGGCTACAAGGTCCGGGCCCTGAGCCACTCGCACAAGGACATCGCCGACCTGCGAGACCGGGATGCCGTCGCCGTCACCGTGGGCGACATCAACGACGCCGACGCCCTGGCCGAACTGCTCCGTGGTTGCACGGCGGCCATCCATCTGGTGGGCATCATCCGCGAGACGAAGAACAAGCGCTTCGACGCCCTCCACGTCGAGGGAACCCGCAGCATCGTCAAGGCCTGCCAGCGGGCCGGGGTTCGCCGATACCTCCACATGTCCGCCCTGGGCGTCGACGACGAGGCGCGCACGCAGTACCAGAAGACCAAGTTCAAGGCCGAGCAGGAAGTCCGAGCCTCCGACCTGGACTGGACCATCTTCCGCCCATCGCTCATCCATGGCCCCGGCGGCGAGTTCACCCAGATGATGGTCCAGTGGAGCCGCGGCGAGATCGCCCCTTGGATCGGCATGCCCTACTTCCGCCGCCCCGAGACCGAGCAACGCGTGCCATTCGGCGGCGTGTCCTACGTCGATCCCGAGGTGCAACCCATCGTTGTCACCGACGTGGCCAACTACTTCGTCGATGCACTCGAGCGCGACGAGACCATCGGTGAGATCTTCAACCTCGTCGGCGCCGAGCGACTCTCCTGGCCCGCCATGCTCGAATACGTCCACGAGCACGTGCCCCACGCCAAGAAGGGCGTCCACCCGCTCTGGGCCCCCGCCGACATCGCCGCCCTCCAGGCAAAGGCCGCCAGCTTCGTCGGCCTGGGCGGGCTCCTGCCCTTCGACGAGGGCATGGCCACCATGGGCGCCCAGGATTCCACCAGCTCCCTGGAGCGCGTGGAGGCCTACTTCGATCGCCAGCCCAAGCCCTTCCGAGATTCGTTCTCGGTCTACGCGGGAAAGCTCTAG
- a CDS encoding TlpA disulfide reductase family protein, which produces MRGILTATIVALAASAGLAQSEQIIREGSGERREALNAMELSTFDKSLLGGLTDWVGEPLTADDLDGKPVLILTWASWHSGSTASARAAELMAKRFADQGLVVIGVHSDEGYDTAAQTAERLRLSYPIARDAGSKFREAIKADMDPNFYVVDRAGQIRFADIERGSVRDAVQLVSQETREVAAQAASRRAEPERPTTRVIGRVAQNDAADIPNWDIPPQDALLYQDANWPARWRAAEEAQNADFDNRGQTALPIVDFNTDLVTWVTPKPNMDGRVRVVYYWAHTVPSSYERVQPLMDELQRRHGRDIVVIGMSIPWVAVDREEVRRNRGVIDEAIERYGRTLANITNRTQIKHTIALDKDLELLTSSLGKEVYGGGDRILETIRDLHVPFVVLYSTDNSVRWMGHPLDDRFEVALNRMVEVDPAVQIRRQRDEAYLSRQNRR; this is translated from the coding sequence ATGCGAGGGATTCTGACGGCAACGATCGTGGCGCTGGCGGCCAGTGCCGGCTTGGCGCAGAGCGAGCAGATCATCCGCGAGGGTTCGGGCGAGCGGCGCGAAGCGCTGAACGCGATGGAACTCAGCACGTTCGACAAGTCGCTGCTGGGCGGATTGACCGACTGGGTGGGTGAGCCGCTGACGGCCGACGACCTGGACGGCAAACCGGTGCTCATCCTGACGTGGGCCAGCTGGCACTCGGGGTCGACCGCTTCGGCCCGCGCTGCTGAATTGATGGCCAAGCGTTTTGCAGACCAGGGGCTGGTCGTGATCGGCGTGCACTCGGACGAGGGCTACGACACCGCGGCGCAGACCGCCGAGCGTCTGCGATTGAGCTACCCGATTGCGCGTGATGCGGGCTCGAAGTTCCGCGAAGCGATCAAGGCCGACATGGATCCCAACTTCTACGTGGTTGATCGGGCCGGCCAGATCCGCTTTGCGGATATCGAGCGCGGCAGCGTGCGCGACGCGGTGCAGTTGGTGAGCCAGGAGACACGCGAGGTCGCGGCGCAGGCGGCGTCCCGTCGCGCTGAGCCGGAGCGACCGACGACCCGCGTGATCGGCCGCGTGGCGCAGAACGATGCGGCAGACATTCCCAACTGGGACATTCCGCCGCAGGACGCGCTGCTGTACCAGGACGCGAACTGGCCGGCGCGTTGGCGTGCGGCCGAGGAAGCGCAGAACGCGGACTTTGACAACCGCGGCCAGACGGCGCTGCCCATCGTGGATTTCAACACCGACCTTGTGACGTGGGTGACGCCCAAGCCCAACATGGACGGTCGCGTGCGCGTGGTGTATTACTGGGCCCACACGGTGCCGTCGAGCTACGAGCGCGTGCAGCCGCTGATGGACGAGTTGCAGCGTCGGCACGGCCGGGACATCGTCGTGATCGGCATGTCGATTCCGTGGGTCGCGGTCGATCGCGAGGAGGTACGTCGCAACCGCGGCGTGATCGACGAGGCGATCGAGCGGTATGGCCGGACGCTGGCGAACATCACCAATCGCACGCAGATCAAGCACACGATCGCGCTCGACAAGGATTTGGAACTGCTGACGTCGTCCCTGGGCAAGGAGGTGTACGGCGGTGGTGATCGCATCCTGGAGACCATCCGAGACCTGCACGTGCCGTTCGTGGTGCTCTACAGCACCGACAACTCGGTGCGTTGGATGGGCCACCCGCTGGACGACCGCTTCGAGGTGGCGCTGAACCGCATGGTGGAGGTCGATCCGGCGGTGCAGATCCGGCGGCAGCGCGACGAGGCATACCTCTCGCGTCAGAACCGTCGATAG
- a CDS encoding RNA methyltransferase: MTSAAGPEFIPVHDLSHPELEPYRDQKDAWLRVQRDGGTGLGGLFIAEGEIVARELFASSFMVRSVLITPTRLLSMRVAIDRLPEGTPVFVADRGVAEGIVGFDMHRGVLAIGERGEAASWEEVVRAAPCVLVLEGLSNHDNVGSLYRSLSALAPVGSAVLLGPGCADPFYRKSLRVSMGHVLRVPTARAADWPGDLDRLVSMGLRTLALTPDAGARPLGGVELRCPPDRLAMLLGAEGPGLSEAAMATAEHRVRIAMNEGVDSLNVGVSAAIVLATLCEAGAG; this comes from the coding sequence GTGACGAGTGCTGCTGGCCCCGAATTCATCCCAGTCCACGATCTCTCGCACCCTGAGCTGGAGCCCTATCGCGACCAGAAGGACGCATGGCTGCGCGTGCAGCGGGATGGAGGTACGGGGCTGGGCGGGCTGTTCATTGCCGAGGGCGAGATCGTGGCACGGGAGTTGTTCGCGTCCTCGTTCATGGTTCGTTCGGTTCTAATCACGCCCACGCGGCTGCTCTCGATGCGGGTCGCAATCGATCGGTTGCCAGAAGGGACGCCGGTGTTCGTGGCCGATCGGGGCGTGGCCGAGGGGATCGTGGGGTTCGACATGCATCGGGGTGTGCTGGCGATCGGCGAGCGGGGCGAGGCGGCATCGTGGGAGGAGGTTGTTCGGGCGGCTCCGTGCGTGCTGGTGCTCGAGGGGCTGAGCAACCACGACAACGTGGGATCGCTGTATCGGAGCCTGTCGGCATTGGCGCCGGTGGGGTCGGCGGTGCTACTCGGGCCGGGGTGTGCGGACCCGTTTTACCGCAAGAGCCTGCGGGTGTCGATGGGGCACGTGCTGCGGGTGCCGACGGCGCGGGCCGCTGATTGGCCCGGGGACCTCGATCGGCTGGTCTCGATGGGGCTGCGGACGCTGGCGCTCACGCCGGACGCGGGGGCGAGGCCACTGGGTGGGGTTGAATTGCGGTGTCCGCCGGATCGCCTGGCAATGCTTCTGGGGGCCGAGGGGCCCGGGCTGAGCGAGGCCGCGATGGCGACGGCGGAGCATCGGGTGCGCATCGCGATGAACGAGGGCGTCGATTCGCTGAATGTTGGGGTGTCGGCGGCGATCGTTCTCGCGACGCTCTGCGAGGCAGGGGCCGGATAA